Proteins encoded within one genomic window of Mycolicibacterium aubagnense:
- a CDS encoding S15 peptidase family protein, with the protein MASASVSPSTPVAMVTSPAPVTTPTTIPLTRPTPTALTAVARTSTTQTTPQPTTSPTPAASTSQITAVTTVARTSASSTISASPGSVAVVATAVSHVAGSLASPFAGSNPAAPADSTLAWTMLAATSKETFAPTAAVAPGVIDPVTHARVVATVQTPLLAPLQQIPIIGPLFVTPVVALISQIPIISDVLHPIIGYPLQQGLPVGTPMPTDVMVTSFDGTKIYVHFMPAAGLQAGQTAPTILDGPGLGMPGATNINGTFLDGVLTDNLGAVGVLALRNAGYNVVTWDPRGEWQSGGVLQVDSPDFEAKDVSSIITWLATRPDVQLDGDPALLDPRIGMVGASYGGGIQLVAAATDPRIDAIVPTIAWHSLNTALYKNDAFKSGWGTLLEVALLGTFARTNPALLPAAIYGDLTGMITPSDQALLADRGPGDLVSKITAPTMLVQGTVDTLFTLQEADANAKTLIADGVPTKVIWFCGGHGVCTNDLLDPTDGRLIEQRTLQWLDRYVKGDTAVSTGPKFEFVDQHGQYYSSDVYPIPTGTPIIASSSGGQLPLVPFIGGSALLGVLPIGGGPALNALNLRIPASTTTTYVVGAPQLTLTYSGTGIASHVYGQLVDNSTGLVLGNQVTPIPVTLDGQTHTITVALEDVAQTLRPGQTLTLQLVANAADYENIGSLGIVNVSNMQLTLPTADPAAIKPETVA; encoded by the coding sequence GTGGCATCGGCATCTGTGTCGCCGTCGACGCCGGTCGCCATGGTCACGTCACCGGCACCCGTCACGACGCCGACGACAATCCCGTTGACCCGGCCCACACCCACAGCGCTGACCGCCGTCGCCCGCACATCGACCACCCAGACAACGCCCCAGCCGACGACGTCACCGACACCGGCAGCGAGCACAAGTCAGATCACGGCCGTGACGACCGTCGCGCGGACGTCCGCGTCGTCGACCATCTCGGCTTCTCCCGGTTCGGTAGCGGTTGTTGCCACCGCCGTCTCACACGTGGCCGGCTCGCTCGCGAGTCCTTTCGCCGGCAGCAACCCCGCCGCACCGGCAGATTCGACGCTGGCGTGGACCATGCTCGCGGCCACCAGTAAAGAGACTTTCGCGCCCACGGCTGCTGTTGCTCCGGGTGTGATCGACCCGGTGACACATGCGCGTGTCGTCGCTACCGTGCAGACGCCGCTGCTGGCGCCATTGCAGCAGATACCTATCATCGGACCGCTGTTCGTGACGCCGGTGGTCGCGCTGATCAGTCAGATTCCGATCATCAGCGACGTTCTCCATCCGATCATCGGGTACCCGCTACAGCAGGGGCTACCGGTCGGCACCCCGATGCCGACCGACGTGATGGTGACGTCGTTCGACGGCACCAAGATTTATGTCCACTTCATGCCCGCCGCCGGACTTCAGGCCGGGCAGACGGCGCCGACGATTCTTGACGGCCCGGGATTGGGGATGCCGGGCGCGACGAACATCAACGGCACCTTTCTCGACGGAGTGCTCACCGACAACCTTGGCGCGGTCGGCGTCCTGGCTCTGCGCAATGCCGGCTATAACGTCGTGACGTGGGACCCGCGCGGTGAGTGGCAGTCGGGCGGGGTTCTGCAGGTGGACTCTCCTGATTTCGAGGCCAAAGACGTTTCCTCGATCATCACCTGGTTGGCGACCCGGCCCGATGTCCAGCTCGACGGCGACCCGGCACTTCTTGATCCGCGGATCGGCATGGTCGGTGCATCCTATGGTGGCGGCATTCAACTGGTGGCCGCCGCGACCGATCCCCGGATCGACGCGATCGTGCCGACCATTGCGTGGCACAGCCTGAACACCGCGCTATACAAGAACGACGCGTTCAAGAGCGGCTGGGGAACGCTGCTCGAGGTCGCTCTACTCGGTACCTTTGCGCGCACCAACCCCGCCCTGCTGCCGGCCGCCATCTACGGCGACCTGACGGGCATGATCACCCCGAGCGACCAAGCGCTGCTCGCCGACCGTGGCCCTGGCGATTTGGTCAGCAAGATCACGGCGCCGACCATGTTGGTCCAGGGCACGGTCGACACGCTGTTCACCTTGCAGGAGGCCGATGCCAATGCGAAAACGCTTATCGCCGACGGTGTTCCAACGAAGGTCATCTGGTTCTGCGGTGGGCATGGGGTATGTACCAATGACCTTCTCGACCCCACCGACGGCAGGCTGATCGAGCAGCGAACCCTGCAGTGGCTCGACCGGTACGTAAAGGGTGACACCGCGGTGTCGACGGGGCCGAAGTTCGAATTCGTCGACCAACACGGCCAGTACTACTCGTCGGACGTCTATCCGATTCCGACGGGCACCCCGATCATCGCGTCGAGCAGCGGTGGCCAGCTGCCGCTGGTCCCGTTCATCGGCGGCTCGGCGCTGCTCGGGGTATTGCCGATCGGCGGTGGCCCGGCGCTCAACGCTCTGAATCTCAGGATTCCCGCAAGCACGACCACCACCTACGTTGTCGGCGCACCGCAGCTGACGCTCACCTATTCCGGCACCGGGATCGCCAGTCACGTGTACGGCCAACTGGTCGACAACTCAACAGGTCTCGTGCTGGGCAACCAGGTCACGCCCATCCCCGTGACATTGGATGGGCAGACACACACGATCACCGTTGCACTGGAAGACGTCGCACAAACGCTTCGCCCCGGACAGACGCTGACGTTGCAACTGGTCGCGAACGCCGCCGACTACGAAAACATTGGCTCGCTGGGCATTGTGAACGTATCGAACATGCAACTCACGCTGCCCACGGCAGACCCGGCGGCCATCAAACCCGAGACGGTGGCGTAG
- a CDS encoding pentapeptide repeat-containing protein, whose amino-acid sequence MTDSDEHWQDTEFTGVVFRDEYDADLSRLRTERVVFTDCDFSGVDLTESEHSGSAFRNCTFRRTQLAHSTFRHCTLLGSTFTECSLRPITMVEVDLRLAVLAGCDLRSVDLTDCRLAEASLVGTDLRKAVLRAADLRGARVQNAKFEQADLRAARTDATFWTTAGVRGARIDVDQAIAYAVAHGLDLSSS is encoded by the coding sequence GTGACGGATTCCGACGAGCACTGGCAGGACACAGAATTCACGGGAGTCGTCTTTCGCGACGAATACGACGCCGACCTGAGTCGGCTGCGCACCGAGCGCGTGGTGTTCACCGACTGTGACTTCAGCGGTGTCGACCTGACCGAGTCCGAGCATTCCGGCTCGGCGTTCCGGAACTGCACCTTCCGTCGGACCCAGCTGGCGCACAGCACCTTCCGGCACTGCACTTTGCTCGGGTCGACATTCACCGAGTGCTCGCTGCGGCCCATCACCATGGTCGAGGTCGACCTGCGCCTGGCCGTGCTGGCCGGCTGCGACCTGCGTTCCGTTGACCTCACCGACTGCCGGCTGGCCGAGGCCTCGCTGGTCGGTACCGACTTGCGCAAGGCGGTGCTGCGCGCCGCCGACCTGCGCGGCGCGCGGGTGCAGAACGCGAAGTTCGAGCAGGCAGATCTGCGCGCGGCCCGGACCGACGCGACGTTCTGGACCACCGCAGGCGTGCGCGGCGCCCGCATCGACGTCGACCAGGCCATCGCCTACGCGGTCGCCCACGGCCTGGACTTGTCGTCCTCGTAG
- a CDS encoding DUF1906 domain-containing protein, with protein sequence MAEQARPTDHLSRRDFLTVTAAGLAAALTTPIALADNGKLIDFAERQVPVDQVVAAGYTGVIVYVSELRPGATFDFKPVARSYTDALRAAGLHVVSVYQYGKPGWVNSPSDFTRGFDGGVADARTAMSLHGAAGGPDTAPIFFSVDEDISADTWKNVALQWFKGINSVLGVQRTGIYGGARQVTWASDDGVIGRSSTPGHSWAWQTRAWSGGARAPMAVLYQATVVTASDPGTMIGDIHVDEDDILAPDYGQWDLARQQSG encoded by the coding sequence ATGGCCGAGCAGGCACGCCCCACTGACCATCTATCGAGACGTGATTTCCTCACAGTGACCGCTGCCGGATTGGCGGCCGCATTGACCACCCCGATTGCCTTGGCCGACAACGGCAAACTGATCGACTTCGCCGAACGGCAGGTGCCCGTGGACCAGGTCGTCGCCGCGGGCTATACCGGGGTCATCGTCTACGTCTCCGAGCTACGTCCGGGCGCCACCTTCGACTTCAAGCCCGTCGCCCGCAGCTACACCGACGCGCTGCGCGCCGCAGGTCTGCACGTCGTCAGCGTCTACCAGTACGGCAAGCCCGGCTGGGTGAACAGCCCCTCGGACTTCACCCGCGGCTTCGACGGCGGCGTGGCCGACGCCCGCACCGCGATGAGCTTGCATGGCGCAGCCGGTGGACCGGACACCGCGCCGATCTTCTTCAGCGTCGACGAGGACATCTCTGCCGACACGTGGAAAAACGTTGCGCTGCAATGGTTCAAAGGCATCAACTCAGTACTCGGGGTTCAGCGCACCGGAATCTACGGCGGCGCCCGGCAGGTCACCTGGGCGTCCGACGACGGCGTCATCGGCCGGTCCAGTACGCCCGGACACAGTTGGGCCTGGCAGACACGAGCCTGGTCCGGCGGCGCCCGCGCGCCGATGGCGGTGCTCTATCAGGCGACAGTGGTGACGGCTTCCGACCCGGGCACCATGATCGGCGACATCCACGTCGATGAGGACGACATCCTGGCGCCTGACTACGGCCAGTGGGATCTGGCTCGCCAGCAGTCCGGTTGA
- a CDS encoding GTP-binding protein — protein sequence MAYGLSNRHAPASTKIVISGGFGAGKTTFVGAVSEIMPLRTEAIVTNASAGVDALAGTPDKNTTTVAMDFGRITLADDLVLYLFGTPGQRRFWFMWDDLVRGAIGAVILVDVRRLEDSFAAVDFFEARGLPFIIAVNEFDGAPRHPGHAVRKALALPDHIPVVTVDARQRQSARDALITVTEYALTSLGAPA from the coding sequence GTGGCCTACGGGCTCTCTAATCGGCACGCCCCCGCGTCGACGAAGATCGTCATCTCGGGTGGGTTCGGTGCCGGTAAGACGACGTTCGTCGGCGCGGTCTCCGAGATCATGCCGTTGCGGACCGAGGCCATCGTCACCAATGCGTCGGCCGGGGTCGACGCGCTCGCCGGCACTCCCGACAAGAACACCACGACGGTGGCCATGGACTTCGGCCGCATCACCCTCGCCGACGACCTGGTGCTCTACCTGTTCGGCACGCCCGGGCAGCGGCGGTTCTGGTTCATGTGGGACGACCTGGTGCGCGGCGCCATCGGGGCGGTCATCCTGGTCGACGTGCGCCGACTGGAGGACAGCTTCGCCGCCGTCGACTTCTTCGAGGCGCGGGGCCTGCCGTTCATCATCGCCGTCAACGAATTCGACGGCGCGCCAAGGCATCCCGGCCACGCCGTCCGTAAGGCGCTGGCGCTGCCCGACCACATCCCGGTCGTCACCGTCGATGCGCGGCAGCGGCAATCGGCGCGCGATGCGCTCATCACCGTCACCGAATACGCGCTGACCAGTCTGGGTGCGCCCGCCTAA
- a CDS encoding roadblock/LC7 domain-containing protein → MTRTTQRESLDWLVTKFADEVSGVAHAILVSADGLLMAASSRMPTERADQLAAVASGLASLATGASQLFDGGHVLQSVVEMENGYLLLMRVGDGSNLATLATRSCDIGQIGYEMAILVERVGTVVQSARRTPSAEPTNRLR, encoded by the coding sequence ATGACGCGTACGACGCAGCGCGAATCGCTGGACTGGCTGGTCACGAAATTCGCCGACGAGGTATCCGGGGTGGCACACGCCATCCTGGTCTCCGCCGACGGCCTGCTGATGGCCGCGAGCTCGCGGATGCCGACCGAACGCGCCGACCAGCTCGCCGCCGTCGCCTCCGGGCTGGCCAGCTTGGCGACGGGCGCCTCCCAACTGTTCGACGGCGGGCACGTGCTGCAGTCCGTGGTCGAGATGGAGAACGGCTATCTGCTGCTGATGCGCGTCGGCGACGGCTCGAACCTCGCGACGCTGGCGACCCGCTCATGCGACATCGGTCAGATCGGATACGAGATGGCGATTCTGGTCGAACGGGTGGGGACCGTGGTTCAATCCGCACGCAGGACGCCGTCGGCGGAGCCGACGAATCGGCTGAGGTAG
- a CDS encoding DUF742 domain-containing protein, which yields MEPTSDAWESAFTTEQPSLVRPYTLTAGRTATEIDLPMEAPIYPLAAAPASHWPGNDVRGEIFKLGSTRPSVAEVAAKLAIPLGVARVLIGDLVTQGYLQVHATLGTTTSIDDRRDLIGRTLRGLRAL from the coding sequence ATGGAGCCGACATCTGACGCCTGGGAGTCCGCGTTCACCACGGAGCAACCCAGCCTGGTGCGGCCCTACACGCTGACCGCAGGCCGGACCGCCACCGAGATCGATCTGCCCATGGAGGCGCCGATCTACCCGTTGGCGGCCGCCCCGGCATCGCATTGGCCCGGCAATGATGTGCGTGGCGAGATTTTCAAGCTCGGTTCCACCCGGCCCTCGGTGGCCGAGGTCGCGGCAAAGTTAGCAATACCACTCGGTGTTGCGCGTGTGCTGATCGGCGACCTCGTCACGCAGGGTTATCTTCAAGTACACGCCACGCTCGGCACAACGACGAGCATCGACGACCGGCGTGACTTGATCGGGAGGACACTGCGTGGCCTACGGGCTCTCTAA